The following coding sequences are from one Geothrix sp. window:
- a CDS encoding MinD/ParA family protein, with product MSSDQASRLRSMAQGQRPEAPLFAARVVAITSGKGGVGKTNVVAGLALSLAQQGQRVVVMDADFGLANLDILLGLSPKYTLEHVLRGEKVIEEILLEGPMGIRIIPASSGIQELTRLDTMSELRLVQGLQRVAETADWLLIDTAAGIHDSVLKLLMAAQEVILVTTPEPTSLVDAYAMVKVLHLREATKPLWLLINNGQNIDEAQETIEQLQAATERFLGKQLKVLGMIPNDPHILQAVRQQRGVVDLFPRSPATLAFQALARQLLGQVSLQPDGFASFWRQLASDEPQ from the coding sequence ATGAGCAGCGACCAGGCATCCCGGCTCCGCAGCATGGCCCAGGGGCAGCGCCCCGAGGCGCCGCTCTTCGCCGCCCGCGTGGTGGCCATCACCTCCGGCAAGGGCGGGGTCGGCAAGACCAACGTCGTGGCCGGCCTGGCCCTCTCCCTCGCCCAGCAGGGCCAGCGGGTGGTGGTCATGGACGCCGACTTCGGCCTGGCGAACCTCGACATCCTGCTGGGGCTGTCGCCGAAATACACGCTGGAGCACGTCCTCCGCGGCGAGAAGGTGATCGAGGAGATCCTGCTGGAAGGCCCCATGGGCATCCGCATCATCCCCGCCAGCAGCGGCATCCAGGAACTGACCCGCCTCGACACCATGAGCGAGCTGCGCCTGGTCCAGGGCCTGCAGCGGGTGGCGGAGACGGCGGACTGGCTGCTCATCGACACGGCTGCCGGCATCCACGACTCGGTCCTGAAGCTGCTCATGGCCGCCCAGGAGGTGATCCTGGTGACCACGCCAGAGCCCACGAGCCTGGTGGACGCCTATGCCATGGTGAAGGTCCTGCACCTGCGGGAAGCCACCAAGCCCCTGTGGCTGCTCATCAACAACGGCCAGAACATCGACGAGGCCCAGGAGACGATCGAGCAGCTGCAGGCGGCCACTGAGCGCTTCCTCGGCAAGCAGCTCAAGGTGCTGGGCATGATCCCCAACGACCCGCACATCCTGCAGGCGGTCCGCCAGCAGCGGGGGGTGGTGGATCTCTTCCCTCGGAGTCCGGCCACCCTGGCCTTCCAGGCCCTGGCCCGTCAATTGCTGGGCCAAGTGTCCTTGCAGCCCGACGGCTTTGCGTCATTCTGGAGGCAGCTCGCCTCCGATGAACCCCAGTAG
- the flhA gene encoding flagellar biosynthesis protein FlhA: MLTFLDRLLPYMGRLAKRSDLAAPVFVMIVLVVMILPLPAFMLDLLIVLNITLSLVILMVGMYVRRPKEFSSYPSVLLVVTLFRLAINVATTRRILLFAGDQGADAAGHMVKAFGQFVVGGSYVIGLVVFLILLAIQFLVINHGAGRIAEVTARFTLDAMPGKQMAIDADLNAGYIDEQEARRRRKDLQEEAGFYGAMDGAVKFTQRDAVAALIILAVNIVAGILLGVVRYNLPVMQALEVYTLLTVGDGLVTVIPSLLISVGGAILTTRSGSDASGLGSEVMGQLGADPRPLGIAASVLFLFGAVPGLPLFPFWVMAAIFGIMAYAAWKLPQAVPAAVAEQAAAEKAKTAAADTSEKVEGLLKVDPLGLEVGYSLIPLLDVNQGGTVLERIKAVRRQMASDLGIVVPPVRIRDNLQLPPHTYRILLRGEEIARAELQPAQFLAMNPGTATEDLAGTPTSEPAFGLPAYWIPDNLRDRAQMLGYTVVEPATVLTTHLSELIKQHAPDLLGRPEVQHLLDTLKETTPRLVDDLIPNVISVATLQKVMHNLLRERVPVRDLGRILEATADAATMTKDVGFITEYVRQAMGRVLTGPHLSENGELGVLVLDPTLEQTLQGGIEQTDRGSFLALEPGRTQELLSRIANGIAAMLPGAQPVLLTNPVVRPHLRRLLERALPHLVVLSHSEVPIDVRVVNLGTVS, encoded by the coding sequence ATGTTGACCTTCCTGGACCGTCTGCTTCCTTATATGGGCCGCCTGGCCAAGCGGTCGGATCTCGCTGCGCCCGTTTTCGTGATGATCGTGCTGGTGGTGATGATCCTGCCCCTGCCCGCCTTCATGCTGGATCTGCTCATCGTCCTGAACATCACGCTGAGTCTGGTGATCCTGATGGTGGGCATGTATGTGCGCCGCCCCAAGGAGTTCAGCTCCTACCCCTCGGTCCTGCTGGTGGTGACGCTTTTCCGTCTGGCCATCAACGTGGCCACCACCCGCCGGATCCTGCTCTTCGCCGGGGACCAGGGCGCCGACGCCGCCGGCCACATGGTGAAGGCCTTCGGCCAGTTCGTGGTGGGCGGCAGCTATGTGATCGGCCTGGTGGTCTTCCTGATCCTGCTGGCCATCCAGTTCCTGGTCATCAACCACGGCGCGGGCCGCATCGCCGAGGTGACGGCCCGGTTCACCCTGGACGCCATGCCCGGCAAGCAGATGGCCATCGACGCCGACCTGAATGCGGGCTACATCGACGAGCAGGAGGCCCGGAGGCGCCGCAAGGACCTCCAGGAGGAGGCCGGGTTCTACGGGGCCATGGACGGCGCCGTGAAGTTCACCCAGCGGGACGCCGTGGCGGCCCTGATCATCCTGGCCGTCAACATCGTGGCGGGCATCCTCCTGGGCGTCGTGCGCTACAACCTGCCGGTCATGCAGGCCCTGGAGGTCTATACCCTCCTCACCGTGGGCGACGGTCTGGTGACGGTGATCCCCAGCCTGCTCATCAGCGTGGGGGGCGCCATCCTCACCACCCGCAGCGGCAGCGATGCCTCGGGGCTGGGCAGCGAGGTCATGGGGCAGCTGGGCGCGGATCCCCGTCCCCTGGGCATCGCCGCCTCGGTCCTCTTCCTCTTCGGCGCCGTGCCGGGCCTGCCCCTCTTCCCCTTCTGGGTGATGGCCGCCATCTTCGGGATCATGGCCTACGCCGCCTGGAAGCTGCCCCAGGCCGTGCCCGCCGCCGTGGCCGAGCAGGCCGCCGCCGAAAAGGCCAAGACCGCCGCCGCCGACACCAGCGAGAAGGTGGAGGGCCTGCTCAAGGTGGACCCCCTCGGCCTGGAGGTGGGCTACAGCCTCATCCCCCTGCTGGACGTGAACCAGGGCGGCACGGTGCTGGAGCGCATCAAGGCCGTCCGGCGCCAGATGGCCTCGGATCTGGGCATCGTCGTGCCCCCCGTCCGCATCCGGGACAACCTGCAGCTGCCGCCGCACACCTACCGCATCCTCCTCCGGGGCGAGGAGATCGCCCGGGCCGAGCTCCAGCCCGCCCAGTTCCTGGCCATGAACCCCGGCACCGCCACCGAGGACCTCGCGGGCACCCCCACCTCCGAGCCCGCCTTCGGCCTGCCCGCCTACTGGATTCCCGACAACCTGCGGGACCGGGCGCAGATGCTGGGCTACACGGTGGTGGAGCCGGCGACGGTGCTGACCACCCACCTGTCCGAGCTCATCAAACAGCACGCTCCTGATCTGCTCGGGCGGCCCGAGGTCCAGCACCTGCTGGACACCCTCAAGGAGACGACCCCCCGCCTGGTGGACGACCTCATCCCCAACGTCATCAGCGTGGCCACCCTCCAGAAGGTGATGCACAACCTCCTCCGCGAGCGGGTGCCCGTCCGCGACCTGGGCCGCATCCTCGAGGCCACCGCCGATGCCGCCACCATGACCAAGGACGTCGGCTTCATCACCGAATACGTCCGCCAGGCCATGGGGCGCGTCCTGACCGGGCCCCACCTCTCCGAGAACGGCGAGCTGGGCGTCCTGGTGCTGGACCCCACCCTGGAGCAGACCCTCCAGGGCGGCATCGAGCAGACGGACCGGGGCAGCTTCCTGGCCCTGGAACCCGGCCGCACGCAGGAGCTGTTGTCCCGCATCGCCAACGGCATCGCGGCCATGCTGCCGGGCGCCCAGCCCGTGCTGCTCACCAATCCCGTGGTGCGACCCCACCTGCGGCGCCTGCTCGAGCGTGCCCTGCCCCACCTGGTGGTGCTGAGCCACAGCGAGGTGCCCATCGATGTCCGTGTCGTGAACCTCGGAACCGTCTCATGA
- the flhF gene encoding flagellar biosynthesis protein FlhF, producing the protein MRVKTFEAGSMQDALDVVKKDMGEEAFILSTRTRRRPAALGMGEESVIEVTAAVDEAQAGVAPLAVGAPPLTYGLRAPLSGPAAHRPSREATPQAPPPAPAMDLQPLRRELLEIKGAVAALKDNDLRNASILKELDSMKALLSRIQRQGMPPAQLHLPPSLLELYGDLVANDVEPLIALRLCEYAQRALTDQDGDASMGTVDPERARLFLRRVIADFIPVAPPIQLDPGKMRVAALVGPTGVGKTTTVAKLAAYAQLHLKQKVALLTLDTYRMAAVDQLQQYAQILQVPLHVALTVEDLRSALRFYQDRALVLIDTPGHSPKDTDTLNQLRGLMDELPEVETHLVLSATTKPRDLTEIAARYEPLRPTRLLFTKLDETSTYGPILSTLARVKRPLSYLGTGQEVPEALELATSRRVADLILPATMKEAE; encoded by the coding sequence ATGCGCGTGAAGACCTTCGAAGCCGGATCCATGCAGGACGCCCTCGACGTCGTGAAGAAGGACATGGGCGAGGAGGCCTTCATCCTCTCGACCCGCACCCGGCGTCGCCCCGCGGCCCTCGGCATGGGCGAGGAATCCGTCATCGAGGTGACGGCCGCCGTGGACGAGGCCCAGGCGGGCGTTGCGCCCCTGGCCGTGGGAGCGCCTCCCCTCACCTACGGGCTCCGCGCCCCCTTGAGCGGTCCCGCTGCCCACCGCCCCTCACGGGAAGCCACCCCCCAGGCTCCGCCCCCCGCACCAGCCATGGACCTTCAGCCCCTGCGCCGGGAGCTGCTCGAGATCAAGGGGGCCGTGGCGGCCCTGAAGGACAATGACCTGCGCAATGCCTCCATCCTGAAGGAACTGGATTCGATGAAGGCCCTGCTCAGCCGCATCCAGCGCCAGGGCATGCCGCCGGCCCAGCTCCACCTGCCCCCGAGCCTGCTGGAACTCTACGGCGATCTCGTCGCCAACGACGTGGAGCCCCTCATCGCCCTGCGCCTCTGCGAGTACGCGCAGCGCGCACTGACCGACCAGGATGGCGACGCCTCCATGGGCACCGTGGATCCCGAGCGAGCCCGGCTCTTCCTGCGCCGCGTCATCGCCGACTTCATTCCCGTGGCGCCCCCCATCCAGCTCGATCCCGGCAAGATGCGCGTGGCCGCCCTGGTGGGCCCCACCGGCGTGGGCAAGACCACCACCGTGGCCAAGCTGGCGGCCTATGCCCAGCTCCACCTCAAACAGAAGGTGGCCCTGCTCACCCTGGACACCTACCGCATGGCGGCCGTGGACCAGCTGCAGCAGTACGCCCAGATCCTGCAGGTGCCCCTGCACGTGGCCCTCACGGTGGAGGACCTCCGCAGCGCCCTGCGCTTCTACCAGGACCGCGCCCTGGTGCTCATCGACACGCCGGGCCACAGCCCCAAGGACACCGACACGCTCAACCAGCTGCGGGGCCTGATGGACGAGCTGCCGGAAGTGGAGACGCACCTGGTGCTGTCCGCCACCACGAAGCCCCGCGACCTGACTGAGATCGCCGCCCGCTATGAGCCCCTGCGCCCCACCCGCCTGCTCTTCACCAAGCTCGATGAGACCTCCACCTACGGTCCCATCCTCAGTACCCTGGCGCGGGTCAAGCGGCCTCTCAGCTACCTCGGCACGGGCCAAGAAGTCCCCGAGGCCCTCGAGCTGGCCACCAGCCGCCGGGTGGCCGACCTCATCCTCCCCGCCACCATGAAGGAGGCCGAATGA